A DNA window from Oscillatoria sp. FACHB-1406 contains the following coding sequences:
- a CDS encoding LD-carboxypeptidase, with amino-acid sequence MSFSLRHPPFLKPGDCLKVVAPSGRLREFEAFEQGLEIWRSRGYRLELTESWNACEGYLAGTDKQRRQSLADAWFDPDCRGILCARGGFGSARLLEKWDWQEDGKATLTPKWTIGFSDITALLWSLATAGISSVHGPVLTTIAAEPPESLQRLFDLVEGRPLAPLKGCGWGGGTACGRLFPANLTVATHLLGTPLQPSLKGAILALEDVSEAPYRLDRMLTHWRMLGALEGVAGIAIGRFSYCDTAVGVSSWTAEEVLRDRLGDLGIPVVSGLPFGHDGQNWALPVGQLARLDGDRGTLEVMNNE; translated from the coding sequence ATGTCTTTCTCTCTGCGACACCCCCCGTTCCTCAAGCCTGGAGATTGCTTAAAAGTCGTCGCACCCAGCGGTCGGTTGCGCGAATTTGAGGCCTTCGAGCAAGGTTTAGAAATCTGGCGATCGCGCGGCTATCGCCTCGAACTAACCGAGAGTTGGAACGCCTGCGAAGGCTATCTCGCCGGAACCGACAAGCAACGCCGTCAATCCTTAGCCGACGCTTGGTTCGATCCCGACTGTCGGGGCATTCTTTGCGCGCGTGGCGGCTTTGGCAGCGCCCGCCTCTTGGAAAAGTGGGATTGGCAGGAAGACGGAAAAGCCACTCTAACTCCCAAATGGACGATTGGGTTCTCCGATATTACCGCCCTGTTGTGGAGTCTTGCCACAGCGGGGATTAGCAGCGTTCACGGGCCGGTTTTAACCACGATCGCTGCCGAACCGCCAGAATCCTTACAGCGCTTGTTCGACCTCGTAGAAGGTCGTCCCTTAGCGCCCTTAAAAGGCTGTGGCTGGGGAGGCGGCACGGCTTGCGGAAGGCTGTTTCCCGCGAATTTAACCGTAGCGACGCACCTCCTCGGAACCCCCCTACAACCCTCCTTAAAAGGCGCAATTCTAGCCTTAGAGGACGTTTCTGAAGCACCCTATCGCCTCGATCGGATGTTAACCCATTGGCGAATGCTGGGCGCATTGGAGGGAGTAGCCGGAATTGCGATCGGGCGTTTTAGTTACTGCGATACTGCTGTCGGTGTTTCCAGTTGGACGGCAGAAGAAGTATTGCGCGATCGCTTGGGGGATTTAGGAATTCCGGTGGTTTCCGGGCTTCCCTTCGGTCACGACGGGCAAAATTGGGCGTTGCCTGTCGGTCAGTTAGCGCGGTTGGATGGCGATCGCGGTACGTTGGAAGTCATGAATAATGAATAA
- a CDS encoding Ycf51 family protein → MNFFAKLLEIDLFTYTQWLGILTLFCLVLTVAAFIFKWGLRFRLVGVTSFMGVVTASVFALGLGLFARTDVPGSVRYALVFDNAADKATIAIPPTVTESEVEATLRQAASNLKPYGRVGGSEGKLIIRARTMLHPEPGISQPLYLGQAERSFATNNQESLKINIFSKNFAQLPTPDSTDSQKDSPPSNRPAQYNRK, encoded by the coding sequence ATGAATTTTTTTGCCAAACTCCTCGAAATTGATTTATTCACCTATACCCAATGGCTCGGAATTCTGACGCTCTTTTGTTTAGTGCTGACGGTTGCCGCTTTTATCTTCAAATGGGGACTGCGCTTTCGTCTTGTGGGCGTAACCAGTTTTATGGGGGTAGTTACAGCTAGCGTTTTTGCCTTGGGTTTGGGTTTGTTCGCCCGCACGGATGTTCCCGGTTCAGTGCGCTACGCGCTAGTATTTGACAATGCCGCCGATAAAGCAACTATTGCTATCCCTCCCACCGTCACCGAATCGGAAGTCGAAGCAACTTTGAGACAGGCTGCCTCAAACCTTAAACCCTATGGACGCGTAGGGGGTAGTGAAGGAAAATTGATTATCCGCGCTAGAACGATGCTGCATCCCGAACCGGGGATTTCCCAACCGCTTTATCTCGGTCAAGCCGAACGCTCGTTCGCGACTAACAATCAAGAATCGCTGAAAATTAACATTTTCTCGAAAAACTTCGCTCAACTCCCCACTCCGGACAGCACCGACTCGCAAAAGGATAGTCCTCCTAGCAATCGACCGGCTCAGTACAATAGAAAATAA